One Methylophaga marina DNA window includes the following coding sequences:
- a CDS encoding WG repeat-containing protein → MKQFLLTAAMLLLLSSISPASANKVAIQYEFDAVSPFYGDTAIVVQNKQGIPHVGLINKAGEFILPPQKQTEITAFHEGLAPIRIDQHWGMINTQGQMIIPALYKKLSPFNDGLAAALENDKWGYINTEGNWSISPRFDKAESFSEGKAAVKQYGSWGFIDTQGKWVVQTQFRESQPYSEGFAAVKTKDGWGYLNAKGQMHITPQFETVFSFSEQLALVSSNAKCWFISSDGHPISDTKYDRAMPFSEAKAVIMLDGKYGYIDKQGKTIIPPHFDNAWSYKNGLARVENAGKVGYVDDTGHVVIAPQFKWGQSFQEGLAAVTLDYWDYGYINQYGELVIPAQYDDARPFSDGLAPVKHQGKWGYVSLD, encoded by the coding sequence ATGAAACAGTTTCTACTCACAGCGGCGATGCTACTTCTGCTTAGTTCTATCTCACCTGCCAGCGCCAATAAAGTGGCCATTCAATATGAGTTTGATGCTGTCAGTCCTTTTTATGGTGACACAGCGATCGTGGTCCAAAATAAACAAGGCATCCCACATGTGGGTCTGATTAATAAAGCGGGCGAATTTATTCTCCCTCCTCAAAAACAGACTGAGATTACCGCCTTTCATGAGGGACTTGCTCCCATCCGTATTGATCAACATTGGGGAATGATCAACACCCAGGGTCAGATGATTATCCCCGCATTGTATAAAAAGCTGAGCCCATTCAACGACGGCCTGGCGGCTGCTTTGGAAAATGATAAATGGGGCTATATCAACACAGAGGGTAATTGGTCTATCTCACCTCGCTTTGATAAAGCAGAATCATTCAGCGAAGGTAAAGCGGCTGTGAAGCAATATGGTTCTTGGGGATTTATCGATACACAGGGAAAGTGGGTTGTTCAGACACAGTTTCGTGAGTCACAACCCTATAGCGAGGGTTTCGCCGCTGTAAAAACTAAAGATGGCTGGGGTTATCTGAACGCTAAAGGACAAATGCACATCACACCTCAATTCGAGACGGTGTTTTCTTTCAGTGAACAGCTGGCTTTGGTGAGTTCTAACGCAAAATGTTGGTTTATTTCTTCTGATGGGCATCCCATAAGTGATACAAAATACGACCGTGCCATGCCTTTCAGTGAAGCAAAAGCCGTGATTATGCTGGATGGCAAATATGGTTATATTGATAAGCAAGGCAAAACAATCATCCCACCACACTTTGACAATGCCTGGTCATATAAAAACGGCTTAGCCAGAGTGGAGAACGCGGGTAAAGTGGGATATGTAGATGACACTGGACACGTCGTTATAGCGCCTCAATTCAAATGGGGGCAGTCTTTTCAGGAAGGCTTGGCGGCGGTGACACTGGATTACTGGGATTATGGCTACATCAACCAATATGGTGAGCTGGTCATTCCAGCACAGTATGATGACGCCAGACCATTCAGTGATGGTCTGGCGCCAGTCAAACATCAGGGAAAGTGGGGTTATGTATCCTTGGACTGA
- a CDS encoding mechanosensitive ion channel family protein, with protein MEPIKTFIEQISWSTIITTSFRMVIIFIVAWVTTWLLKSALQRFELRLVGKATARGESSLESRKRIETIVRLLKQAGLLAIWITFFLIILREIGVEVGPLLASAGIVGLAIGFGAQNLVRDVISGFFIILENQIRVGDVAVINGTGGLVEAINFRTTVLRDLAGIVHFFPNGTITTLSNMTTEWSAYVFDIGVAYKENTDEVTKVIREVADSMMADEDMKHLIIEPPEIFGVDKLDNSAVVIKGRIKTLPIQQWTVGREFLRRIKLSFDEKNIEIPFPHSTLYFGEDSKPFDVKLMEAAANQSKDT; from the coding sequence ATGGAACCCATAAAGACATTTATTGAGCAAATCAGCTGGTCTACTATTATCACCACCAGTTTTCGAATGGTGATTATCTTTATTGTGGCCTGGGTGACAACATGGTTACTCAAATCAGCATTACAGCGGTTTGAACTAAGACTGGTCGGCAAAGCGACAGCACGAGGTGAATCATCACTCGAGTCCAGAAAACGTATCGAAACCATTGTCAGGCTCCTTAAGCAAGCAGGTTTGCTCGCGATCTGGATTACTTTCTTCCTGATAATTCTGAGAGAGATTGGTGTAGAAGTTGGGCCATTGCTTGCTAGTGCGGGGATTGTGGGTTTAGCAATAGGGTTTGGTGCTCAGAATCTGGTTCGTGATGTTATTTCAGGCTTTTTTATTATTTTGGAAAATCAGATCCGAGTGGGGGATGTAGCTGTCATTAATGGCACGGGTGGGCTGGTCGAAGCTATCAACTTCCGGACAACGGTGCTACGTGACTTGGCGGGGATCGTACATTTTTTCCCCAATGGCACCATCACGACGTTGAGTAATATGACGACAGAGTGGTCAGCGTATGTTTTTGACATTGGTGTTGCTTACAAAGAAAACACCGACGAGGTGACCAAAGTCATCCGAGAAGTTGCTGACAGTATGATGGCTGATGAGGATATGAAACACCTGATTATTGAACCACCAGAAATTTTTGGTGTGGATAAACTAGATAATTCAGCTGTCGTTATCAAAGGCAGAATTAAAACCTTACCAATTCAACAATGGACAGTGGGCCGAGAGTTTCTAAGACGTATCAAGCTGAGCTTTGACGAGAAAAATATCGAAATTCCATTCCCACACAGCACACTGTATTTTGGTGAGGATAGTAAACCATTTGATGTCAAGCTGATGGAAGCGGCAGCCAATCAGTCCAAGGATACATAA
- a CDS encoding proteasome-type protease, translating to MTYCIAISLDKGLVLTSDSRTNAGIDQVSTYSKMFRFNTHADRCITILSAGNLATTQCVIEQINRDLRENSETSLNSTHYLSDTADYVGDVLNQRIKRYSEDQQSGFSPDATLLLAGQIKGQPPQAFLIYPQGNHITTSRETPYLQIGESKYGKPVLDRFLTMQTSLTDAATCALISMDSTMKSNVSVGPPIEVLVYETDSLVFKHHYRFDAEDTFLINLRREWGNKLNQAFKEMPRIPEAFSTTSTTDE from the coding sequence ATGACGTATTGTATTGCCATATCATTAGATAAAGGACTGGTTCTAACCTCAGACTCAAGAACCAATGCCGGTATTGATCAAGTCAGTACATACAGCAAAATGTTTCGTTTCAATACGCATGCTGACCGCTGTATTACCATATTAAGTGCCGGTAATCTGGCCACCACGCAATGTGTTATTGAACAGATAAACCGGGATCTACGGGAAAATAGTGAGACCAGCCTCAATAGCACACACTATCTTTCTGATACCGCTGACTATGTAGGTGATGTTTTAAATCAACGCATCAAGCGTTATAGCGAAGATCAGCAATCCGGCTTTTCACCTGATGCGACCTTATTACTGGCTGGCCAAATAAAAGGGCAACCACCCCAAGCCTTTCTGATTTATCCACAAGGAAACCACATTACCACCAGCCGTGAAACACCCTACTTACAGATAGGTGAGAGTAAGTATGGCAAACCGGTATTAGATCGTTTTCTCACCATGCAAACGTCACTCACCGATGCCGCTACCTGTGCATTAATTTCTATGGATTCCACCATGAAAAGTAATGTCAGTGTCGGCCCGCCGATTGAGGTGCTGGTATACGAGACAGATAGCCTGGTCTTTAAGCATCATTATCGTTTCGATGCAGAAGATACTTTTTTGATTAACTTACGGCGGGAATGGGGTAATAAATTAAATCAGGCATTTAAGGAAATGCCGCGGATTCCCGAGGCTTTCTCAACGACTTCAACAACTGATGAATAA
- a CDS encoding zinc-binding metallopeptidase family protein produces the protein MKRFFCQCGQEIFFDNTHCGVCGSQLGFIPELQQLTSLQEDDKAWLMTDLFPLQRYRSCEHRDDEIACNWLIPAESSNTQCISCALTRTIPILSQPENWRRWRTLEAAKRRMLYGILRLNLPIKGAYQGYPNGLVFDFLEDQRTNPMLALEHVLSGHSQGVITLNAAEADGSFREATREAMNESYRTLLGHFRHEIGHYYWDMLIKDTDHYAMFCEVFEYQQQDYQSSLESYYENGPAADWPASYLSAYASAHPLEDWAETWSHYLMMNETMETAMTYDLIEHFDYASDFDVMMNDWLSLVVKMNALNRSVGNTDAYPFVVSAPVRRKLLFIHQLLKSLRKPRESAAFP, from the coding sequence ATGAAACGGTTCTTTTGCCAATGTGGGCAGGAAATTTTCTTCGACAATACCCACTGTGGTGTTTGTGGCAGTCAGTTGGGGTTTATTCCAGAGCTACAACAGTTAACCAGCCTGCAAGAAGATGATAAGGCCTGGTTGATGACCGATCTTTTTCCACTGCAGCGCTATCGAAGTTGTGAGCACCGTGATGATGAGATTGCCTGTAATTGGCTGATTCCGGCTGAATCATCTAATACTCAATGCATTTCATGTGCGTTAACACGCACCATACCCATATTGAGTCAACCTGAAAACTGGCGGCGCTGGCGAACCCTGGAAGCGGCAAAACGTCGTATGCTCTATGGCATTCTGAGGTTAAACCTGCCGATAAAGGGCGCCTATCAAGGCTATCCAAATGGCTTGGTTTTTGACTTCCTTGAAGATCAGAGAACCAATCCGATGCTGGCACTTGAGCATGTGTTAAGTGGACACAGTCAGGGGGTGATAACGCTGAATGCTGCTGAGGCAGATGGTAGCTTCAGAGAAGCAACGCGTGAAGCTATGAACGAGTCCTATCGAACCCTACTGGGACATTTTCGTCATGAAATCGGCCATTATTATTGGGATATGCTGATAAAAGATACCGATCACTACGCCATGTTTTGTGAGGTGTTTGAATACCAGCAGCAAGATTATCAAAGCAGTCTAGAATCGTATTATGAAAACGGACCCGCAGCAGACTGGCCAGCCTCCTACTTGTCAGCCTATGCCAGTGCGCATCCTCTTGAAGACTGGGCTGAGACCTGGTCACATTATTTGATGATGAATGAGACCATGGAAACGGCGATGACCTATGACCTGATTGAGCATTTTGATTATGCTAGCGATTTTGATGTGATGATGAACGACTGGTTATCGCTGGTGGTGAAAATGAATGCACTGAATCGAAGTGTTGGCAATACAGATGCTTACCCCTTTGTCGTTTCAGCGCCGGTCAGAAGAAAATTACTTTTTATTCATCAGTTGTTGAAGTCGTTGAGAAAGCCTCGGGAATCCGCGGCATTTCCTTAA
- a CDS encoding alpha-E domain-containing protein has translation MLSRVAERVYWLARYLERVENTARLINVHTALLMDLPEHMEVNWFTLVTIFDAEQIYYRKHPRENEYDIMHFLLADPGYGGSLINNLAAVRENARTSLDVLPEEVWEQVNELHLLVKSELSSIGNRRRRQKLLLTIMESCQCIWGMIANHMSRNFAYDFLQAGKHLERADMTSRILELSALLMSDNRSETLKQHEGILWATLLRVLNAQQMYIQAHNSSLKGENVLAFLIQNTAFPRSLSFSVKSVGNYLEYLPGDKHMLAQQAEILNDLQAYSPERNPPETIRLMMDELQIALNRLNTSITTNWFYPDYSVS, from the coding sequence ATGTTATCTCGTGTTGCTGAGAGAGTGTATTGGTTGGCTCGTTATTTAGAGCGCGTGGAAAACACGGCGCGATTAATTAATGTGCATACCGCACTATTAATGGACTTGCCCGAGCATATGGAAGTGAACTGGTTTACCTTGGTGACCATTTTTGATGCTGAGCAGATTTATTACAGAAAACATCCGCGTGAAAATGAATATGACATTATGCATTTTCTATTAGCTGATCCTGGCTATGGTGGTTCATTGATTAATAATCTGGCGGCTGTGAGAGAAAATGCCCGAACCTCATTGGATGTATTACCAGAAGAAGTCTGGGAGCAGGTGAATGAGCTACACTTATTAGTGAAGAGTGAATTATCATCCATTGGTAATCGTCGTCGCAGACAGAAGTTATTACTCACTATCATGGAGTCATGTCAGTGTATATGGGGTATGATTGCTAATCACATGAGTCGCAATTTTGCTTATGACTTTTTACAGGCGGGTAAACATCTGGAACGGGCAGATATGACCAGCCGAATATTGGAGTTGTCGGCATTGCTGATGTCAGATAACCGAAGTGAAACTCTAAAACAGCACGAAGGTATTTTGTGGGCGACATTACTGAGAGTTCTAAATGCCCAGCAAATGTATATTCAAGCACATAACTCCTCATTGAAAGGGGAAAATGTGTTGGCATTTTTAATTCAAAATACAGCTTTCCCGCGTTCTTTGAGCTTTTCTGTCAAGTCGGTAGGAAATTACTTAGAGTATTTACCTGGAGATAAACACATGTTGGCACAGCAGGCTGAGATTCTGAATGATCTACAGGCATATAGTCCGGAGAGAAATCCGCCAGAAACTATTCGATTGATGATGGATGAGTTACAAATCGCCTTAAATCGACTGAATACCAGTATTACCACTAATTGGTTTTATCCGGACTACTCCGTTTCATGA
- the tpx gene encoding thiol peroxidase, with translation MTTVTLKGTPFETVGELPAVGQKAPEFSLTKDDLSELTLADLSGRVVLNIFPSVDTPTCAMSVRQFNTKAAALDNTTVVCVSKDLPFAMARFCGAEGIDNVVTGSAFRSSFAEDYGLLMKNGPLAGLCSRAVVVIDETGKVIYTEQVSEIADEPDYEKALSALS, from the coding sequence ATGACTACAGTGACATTAAAAGGAACCCCTTTTGAGACAGTGGGTGAGTTGCCTGCAGTTGGACAAAAAGCACCAGAATTTAGCCTGACAAAAGATGACTTGTCTGAGCTGACTCTGGCAGATTTATCTGGTCGTGTTGTGCTCAATATTTTTCCATCTGTAGATACGCCTACCTGTGCGATGTCTGTCAGACAATTCAACACAAAAGCGGCTGCCTTGGATAACACCACGGTTGTCTGTGTATCAAAAGATTTACCTTTTGCCATGGCACGTTTTTGTGGTGCAGAAGGTATTGATAATGTCGTGACTGGTTCGGCGTTTCGCTCTTCATTTGCTGAAGATTACGGTTTATTAATGAAAAATGGGCCTTTAGCTGGTTTGTGTTCGCGTGCGGTTGTCGTCATTGATGAAACTGGCAAAGTTATTTATACCGAACAAGTCAGTGAAATTGCTGATGAACCTGATTATGAAAAAGCCTTGTCAGCACTCAGCTAA
- a CDS encoding mitochondrial fission ELM1 family protein, whose product MNIKKDEDPIIIWRLTDGKPGHQSQSQGLVNALKRKMACQSFDIPVSGRLQPVFDLLSTTWPAGHGLPLPDLIIGAGHRTHLHMLAAKKVYGGQTIVLMQPSLPVSFFDLSLIPEHDYYQGRGNVLETRGVLNPIHATGVHHTDKGLIMIGGPSKHCDWNENHITSQITQLCKQNPRVHYTLTTSPRTPANFATHMLGFKLANLTIVPFEETDRNWVSRQLAASYSAWISEDSVSMVYEALTANTAVGILNMPIKRDNRVSRGLSKLVGEGYAVRFDSLGHYKNRLQAVPGFMESERCADWIAKHWLDGVPQAQPQPIPQLS is encoded by the coding sequence ATGAATATCAAGAAAGACGAAGACCCCATCATCATCTGGCGACTCACTGATGGAAAACCTGGCCATCAAAGCCAATCTCAAGGTTTGGTGAATGCCTTAAAGCGCAAAATGGCCTGTCAAAGTTTTGATATTCCGGTGAGTGGTCGACTTCAACCTGTGTTCGATTTATTGAGTACAACCTGGCCTGCAGGTCATGGGCTACCTTTACCTGATCTCATTATCGGGGCAGGTCATCGCACGCATCTTCACATGCTGGCAGCAAAAAAGGTGTATGGCGGGCAAACCATCGTCTTGATGCAGCCCAGTTTACCGGTGTCTTTTTTTGATCTTAGCTTAATACCGGAGCATGACTATTATCAAGGTCGTGGCAATGTATTGGAAACACGAGGCGTTCTTAACCCTATTCACGCGACAGGTGTTCATCACACCGATAAGGGACTAATCATGATTGGCGGCCCTTCCAAACACTGTGACTGGAATGAAAACCATATAACATCACAAATAACTCAGCTTTGTAAGCAAAACCCGCGTGTTCACTATACGCTCACGACCTCTCCACGTACACCTGCCAACTTCGCCACTCACATGCTAGGCTTCAAATTGGCCAACCTTACTATCGTACCTTTCGAAGAAACCGATCGTAACTGGGTTTCACGCCAATTAGCAGCAAGTTATAGTGCATGGATTAGCGAAGACTCGGTGTCGATGGTGTATGAAGCACTCACAGCAAACACTGCGGTCGGTATTCTTAACATGCCCATCAAACGTGATAACCGTGTCTCACGGGGACTGAGTAAGTTAGTGGGTGAAGGCTATGCTGTTCGCTTTGACAGCCTGGGCCATTACAAAAACCGTCTACAAGCTGTTCCGGGGTTCATGGAATCAGAACGCTGTGCAGACTGGATAGCAAAACACTGGTTGGATGGCGTGCCACAAGCACAACCACAGCCAATACCTCAACTCAGCTAA
- a CDS encoding glycosyltransferase family 4 protein → MTDQLTVVQVLPALESGGVERGTLEVGRYLASLGHRSFVISAGGRLVDTLRQQGSEHINWNIGRKSLATFRLIPRLRRFLVNNRVDILHVRSRMPAWVCYLTWKSLPKASRPKFITTVHGTYSVNGYSRIMTKGEQILVVSEKIREYVTTQYGVQKNLTLNYRGIDRREFPYGYQPNNAWLSHWYQSFPQTRGKLLITLPGRITRWKGQADFIEIIAELKKYYSDVHGLIVGETKKGKSAFLGELQQRATELGVLNDVSFIGHRSDLREIMSISNIVMSLSLQPEAFGRVSIEALSLGVPVIAYAHGGVEEQLTAVLPEGKVSTGDKAAVVSLSTKWLLAPPVVPESHPFVLESMLETTLSVYKRALKQHSPT, encoded by the coding sequence ATGACAGATCAGTTAACCGTTGTTCAGGTGTTACCTGCACTTGAATCAGGAGGTGTTGAACGAGGCACATTGGAAGTCGGCCGCTATCTGGCAAGCCTGGGGCATCGCTCGTTTGTTATTTCCGCTGGTGGCCGCTTAGTCGATACCTTACGTCAGCAAGGCAGCGAGCATATAAACTGGAACATAGGCCGTAAGTCGCTGGCGACATTCCGTCTTATCCCGAGACTACGACGCTTTCTGGTGAATAATCGTGTTGATATTTTACATGTGCGTTCACGTATGCCGGCCTGGGTATGCTATTTGACGTGGAAATCCTTACCAAAGGCATCACGTCCAAAATTCATTACTACCGTTCACGGCACATACTCTGTCAACGGCTATAGCCGAATCATGACCAAAGGCGAACAGATATTGGTTGTGTCGGAAAAAATCCGTGAATACGTCACGACGCAATACGGTGTTCAAAAAAACCTCACCCTGAATTACCGGGGTATTGACCGACGAGAGTTCCCGTATGGATATCAGCCAAATAATGCATGGTTATCTCATTGGTATCAATCCTTCCCTCAAACACGGGGCAAGTTATTAATCACTCTGCCGGGACGCATTACACGTTGGAAAGGTCAGGCTGATTTTATAGAGATTATTGCTGAGCTAAAAAAATATTATTCTGATGTGCACGGTTTGATTGTTGGTGAAACTAAAAAAGGAAAATCGGCTTTTTTAGGTGAATTACAACAACGTGCAACTGAACTTGGCGTTTTAAATGATGTAAGTTTTATCGGCCACCGGAGTGATCTGAGAGAAATTATGTCAATTTCCAACATCGTCATGTCATTATCATTGCAGCCGGAAGCGTTTGGGCGAGTCAGTATAGAAGCCCTGAGTTTAGGGGTGCCGGTTATTGCTTATGCTCATGGCGGTGTGGAAGAACAACTAACGGCCGTACTGCCGGAAGGCAAAGTAAGCACGGGTGATAAAGCCGCTGTCGTCAGCTTAAGCACAAAATGGTTACTTGCACCGCCTGTTGTTCCAGAATCACATCCTTTTGTACTGGAGTCTATGTTAGAAACCACGCTATCTGTTTATAAACGCGCATTAAAACAACATTCGCCCACATGA
- a CDS encoding glycosyltransferase gives MNICQLLLSTGGGGLEKHVRELSISLHKAGHSVSVIADPQFLETLPVHIQGFPVNTEQSRRNPLLWFSVLYYLHKSNADIVHAQANKATAVLNKCRYFHRAKTVGTLHNIKSRVKDFAKLDQAIAVSHSLRSHLNIANATTIYNGISTPKVAPIDIHQEFGLNPELPTFCAVGRLVKAKGFDLLLDAADGLALNLLIIGEGEERQRLHSRIQQMSTQTHCRLVGYRPDVSSLMHACDGVLISSRREGFSYVVSEALLLGKPILSTNVPVANEVLDKALITPIADTQAFRQQLATLSKDIVGWQGMMQKAMLLAQQSMTLEAMTENTLSVYQGLLEP, from the coding sequence ATGAACATCTGCCAATTGTTATTAAGCACAGGCGGTGGTGGGCTTGAAAAACATGTCAGAGAACTGTCTATCAGCCTCCACAAAGCCGGTCATTCTGTCAGTGTTATTGCCGACCCTCAATTTCTAGAGACCTTACCTGTACATATCCAAGGTTTTCCAGTTAATACTGAGCAAAGCCGGCGTAACCCACTTTTGTGGTTCAGCGTGCTTTATTATCTGCATAAGTCCAACGCGGATATAGTGCATGCTCAGGCTAATAAAGCGACGGCTGTACTAAATAAGTGTCGCTATTTTCATCGCGCAAAAACCGTAGGTACATTACATAACATCAAAAGCCGAGTGAAAGATTTTGCCAAGCTCGATCAGGCGATTGCGGTTAGTCATAGTCTTCGCTCACATCTGAACATAGCGAATGCCACAACAATATATAACGGTATTTCTACCCCAAAAGTTGCACCTATTGATATCCATCAAGAGTTTGGACTCAACCCTGAGTTACCAACATTTTGTGCCGTTGGTCGACTAGTAAAGGCAAAAGGCTTTGATTTGTTATTGGATGCCGCAGATGGCCTGGCTTTGAATTTACTGATTATCGGTGAAGGAGAAGAACGCCAACGGTTACATAGTCGAATTCAACAGATGTCAACACAGACACACTGTCGTTTGGTCGGTTATCGTCCAGATGTCAGTTCACTGATGCACGCTTGTGACGGCGTATTAATCAGCTCGAGAAGAGAAGGCTTTTCTTATGTAGTCAGTGAAGCATTATTATTAGGCAAACCCATTTTATCTACGAATGTACCTGTCGCTAACGAAGTCCTTGATAAGGCATTAATCACACCTATCGCTGATACCCAGGCTTTTCGTCAACAGCTGGCCACACTTAGCAAAGACATAGTGGGCTGGCAAGGTATGATGCAGAAAGCGATGCTGCTGGCTCAGCAATCAATGACACTGGAAGCCATGACGGAAAATACCCTTTCTGTTTACCAGGGTTTGCTGGAACCATAA
- a CDS encoding glycosyltransferase family 9 protein codes for MTQANKILLIKHGAFGDLIQADGIFKDIRQHFLDAEIILLTMSRYESLMVRSPYIDSIMIDDRQPLRRLKHQFRLRRQLIQHQFDLVIDLQNSDRTALYQRFFYLMLTGLVGVEQRRLSQV; via the coding sequence ATGACACAAGCAAATAAGATTTTGCTTATCAAGCATGGGGCATTTGGTGATCTAATTCAGGCAGACGGTATTTTCAAAGATATCCGCCAGCACTTCCTTGATGCTGAGATTATCTTGTTGACCATGTCCCGCTATGAATCCTTAATGGTGCGTTCACCTTATATCGATAGCATCATGATAGATGATCGCCAGCCACTGAGAAGGCTGAAACACCAATTCAGGCTACGCAGACAACTTATTCAACACCAGTTTGATCTGGTTATTGATTTACAAAACTCGGATAGAACAGCCTTATATCAGCGCTTTTTTTACCTGATGTTGACTGGATTAGTCGGCGTGGAGCAAAGGCGTCTGAGTCAGGTTTGA
- a CDS encoding glycosyltransferase family 9 protein, translated as MKGLKTLLTQADIPTHHAFFPDVKWMTESHAIEFLWRHVKQPYIALIPGSSAQHKEKRWPYYAELSFKLIELGYDVVNILGPDEQDMAARLAGYTPAKDHGMLNWFQLATILNHAQFVVGNDTGPSHIASCLGKSGLALFGPTTSVERSELQRGDFRALQVNDLYDLDVHEVLKHLP; from the coding sequence TTGAAAGGATTGAAAACCTTACTCACTCAGGCCGATATACCCACTCATCATGCTTTTTTTCCAGATGTGAAGTGGATGACGGAAAGTCACGCTATCGAATTTCTTTGGCGCCATGTTAAACAACCTTATATTGCCCTTATACCTGGCAGCTCTGCACAACATAAAGAAAAACGCTGGCCGTATTATGCCGAGCTCTCTTTTAAACTCATTGAGCTTGGATATGATGTGGTGAATATTTTGGGGCCAGATGAACAAGATATGGCAGCAAGACTGGCAGGTTACACACCGGCAAAAGACCATGGAATGCTTAACTGGTTTCAGTTGGCAACCATTCTGAATCATGCACAGTTTGTGGTTGGTAATGATACCGGCCCCAGTCATATCGCCTCATGTTTGGGTAAATCTGGTCTTGCTCTATTCGGACCAACAACTTCTGTTGAACGATCAGAACTTCAACGTGGGGACTTTCGCGCGCTTCAGGTTAACGATTTGTATGACTTAGATGTTCATGAGGTGTTAAAACACTTGCCCTAG
- a CDS encoding O-antigen ligase family protein: protein MHPIRLTAPSPALKVFVYLLPALLLFSRAIADITVVLVAFTFLFISYKNQYWPWLKQSWFVAFLVFNAYLILLNLPQSSEPSESLKYVLTFIRWPLFAMALAYWIFDNSDIRRHFIISLSLIMAFVVADTLWQYLFGVDWFGIERFTETRLTGPFRSPIPGTMLLRLWFIVLFIACLMPWFKYTTVRQITSLMTIMSVGFVFTYLTGERMALILYCAGAAVVFITMLFIYRDYQRRLLSMVVIFALSLGMIILISPDMLDRSIMSIGTKLSSFAESDYGLVFKAAWQVWQDNWWFGSGLHTYQSVCQQQQLLASAGMVCSHPHNLYLQLGAETGVVGLILFLIMLCLLYKQVLLPCIKAKNGLQTALCFALLTVSFWPLSGGISVLSNWVAALVWLGVGWALAVSRASVLTPHEHLSHTNR from the coding sequence ATGCATCCCATCAGGCTGACCGCACCCTCACCTGCCTTAAAGGTCTTTGTTTATCTTCTACCGGCCTTATTATTATTCTCGAGAGCAATAGCGGATATTACAGTCGTTCTGGTGGCATTCACCTTTTTGTTTATCAGCTATAAAAATCAGTATTGGCCATGGCTAAAGCAGTCATGGTTTGTTGCTTTTTTAGTATTTAACGCCTATCTAATTTTACTTAATTTACCCCAAAGTAGTGAACCATCAGAAAGTTTGAAGTATGTGCTTACTTTTATAAGATGGCCTTTATTTGCAATGGCATTGGCGTATTGGATTTTTGATAATAGTGACATTAGACGTCATTTTATTATCAGCCTCTCACTTATTATGGCATTCGTTGTAGCTGATACTTTATGGCAGTATTTATTTGGTGTGGATTGGTTTGGCATTGAACGTTTCACTGAAACACGCTTAACAGGGCCATTCAGAAGCCCTATTCCCGGAACGATGTTATTACGACTGTGGTTCATCGTGCTATTCATCGCTTGTCTTATGCCATGGTTCAAATATACGACCGTCCGACAAATAACATCATTAATGACCATTATGAGTGTCGGGTTTGTTTTCACCTATCTTACAGGCGAGAGAATGGCATTAATTCTTTATTGTGCCGGGGCTGCTGTTGTGTTTATAACTATGCTGTTTATCTACCGAGACTATCAGCGACGCTTGTTAAGTATGGTGGTAATTTTTGCATTATCACTGGGTATGATCATACTGATCTCTCCAGATATGCTCGATCGGAGCATCATGAGTATCGGTACTAAATTATCGTCATTTGCCGAATCCGATTATGGGCTGGTTTTTAAAGCCGCTTGGCAAGTATGGCAGGATAATTGGTGGTTTGGCAGTGGCTTGCATACTTATCAAAGCGTCTGTCAACAACAGCAATTATTAGCTAGTGCAGGCATGGTGTGCAGCCATCCGCATAATCTCTACCTGCAACTGGGGGCTGAAACAGGTGTGGTTGGATTAATTTTATTTCTGATAATGCTGTGTTTATTGTACAAGCAGGTATTGCTGCCATGTATTAAAGCCAAGAATGGCTTACAAACAGCATTATGTTTTGCATTACTAACGGTCAGTTTTTGGCCATTGTCCGGAGGGATTAGTGTGCTGAGCAACTGGGTGGCAGCTTTAGTTTGGTTAGGTGTTGGCTGGGCGTTGGCGGTATCTAGGGCAAGTGTTTTAACACCTCATGAACATCTAAGTCATACAAATCGTTAA